From a single Gimesia fumaroli genomic region:
- the pdxA gene encoding 4-hydroxythreonine-4-phosphate dehydrogenase PdxA produces the protein MKLPLIALTMGDVSGIGPQLLDALCSRSEIFELCRPVIYGNAKVLNRAAERAGSSLNVISIDCVSDEIEFQPGTAFCIDRGQLDVADAAPCQIDARSGRGAYDYLVSAIDDCLAGKIDAITTAPLNKESLHLAGIDYPGHTEILADRCQVHDFGMMLYLPHSDVIKPTSGLGIVHATLHTSIASVPRLLKTADISEKIRLISDLSRVMGASTPRVAVCALNPHAGEHGLFGDEEARIIAPAVEQAQQAGIETTGPLPADTLIRRAVNGEFDAVVAMYHDQGHIPFKLLGFDQAVNITLGLPIVRTSPSHGTAFDIAWSDTVPDTKGITEAIKAAVKLAAHRQHQQ, from the coding sequence ATGAAGCTGCCTCTGATTGCATTAACGATGGGTGATGTCTCCGGTATTGGACCGCAACTACTGGATGCACTCTGCTCTCGCTCTGAAATTTTTGAGCTTTGTCGCCCTGTGATTTACGGAAACGCGAAGGTTCTCAACCGCGCTGCAGAGCGTGCGGGAAGTTCGCTGAACGTGATTTCCATCGACTGCGTCTCAGATGAAATCGAATTCCAGCCAGGGACCGCTTTCTGCATCGATCGTGGACAACTCGATGTGGCCGATGCGGCTCCCTGTCAGATTGATGCCCGTTCCGGTCGTGGTGCCTATGATTATCTGGTGAGCGCCATTGATGACTGCCTCGCAGGAAAGATTGATGCGATCACCACCGCCCCCTTAAACAAAGAATCTCTGCATCTGGCAGGCATTGATTACCCCGGTCATACCGAAATTCTGGCAGACCGTTGCCAGGTTCACGATTTTGGCATGATGCTGTATCTACCTCACAGCGATGTCATCAAGCCAACTTCCGGGCTGGGAATTGTGCACGCCACGCTGCACACATCGATTGCCAGCGTTCCAAGGCTGCTCAAGACAGCGGATATCTCAGAAAAAATCCGGCTAATCTCCGATTTGTCTCGAGTCATGGGCGCCAGCACGCCGCGCGTGGCTGTCTGTGCGTTGAATCCTCATGCGGGCGAACATGGACTGTTCGGTGATGAAGAAGCTCGGATCATCGCGCCCGCTGTTGAACAAGCACAACAAGCGGGAATCGAGACGACAGGCCCTCTGCCTGCAGACACCCTGATCCGTCGCGCCGTGAATGGCGAGTTCGACGCCGTCGTCGCCATGTATCATGATCAGGGACATATCCCGTTCAAACTACTGGGATTTGATCAGGCAGTGAATATCACCCTGGGTTTGCCGATTGTCAGAACCAGCCCCAGCCATGGGACCGCGTTCGACATTGCCTGGAGTGATACGGTTCCCGATACCAAAGGGATTACCGAAGCCATTAAAGCGGCAGTGAAACTGGCCGCACACCGACAACACCAGCAATAG
- a CDS encoding (5-formylfuran-3-yl)methyl phosphate synthase, protein MLPESSALNRHRVQLLVSARNRDEIEPALLGGCEILDFKDPFKGALGMVDAETVHSISEYFQAHPIDIPVSMALGELTDRLADRKTLLIPNFITYLKMGLAQTQGMSHWYSEWQKLKQQIEATNQTRFQWIAVAYADWEQAAAISPHDVLKAALESECAGLLIDTFLKQGQTLLDHLALDELNSLIDEAHSHQLKIALAGSLRQKDLATLANISPDIIGIRSAACRGSLRTDSIQEQLVQAFHRQLEQHFAQTNSG, encoded by the coding sequence ATGCTACCGGAATCGTCAGCCTTGAACCGGCATCGAGTACAACTTTTGGTCAGTGCCAGGAATCGAGACGAAATCGAACCTGCCCTGCTGGGAGGGTGTGAGATCCTGGACTTCAAAGACCCGTTCAAGGGGGCTTTGGGAATGGTTGATGCAGAAACAGTCCATTCGATTTCCGAATACTTTCAGGCGCACCCCATAGACATCCCGGTCAGCATGGCACTGGGAGAACTGACTGATCGGTTAGCAGATAGAAAAACACTGCTGATCCCAAATTTTATCACCTATCTGAAAATGGGACTGGCACAGACACAAGGAATGAGTCACTGGTATTCTGAGTGGCAGAAATTAAAACAGCAGATTGAAGCGACTAACCAGACCCGTTTTCAATGGATTGCCGTCGCCTACGCCGACTGGGAACAGGCGGCAGCGATCTCACCACATGACGTTCTGAAAGCAGCCCTTGAAAGTGAATGCGCGGGCCTGTTGATTGATACTTTCTTGAAACAGGGCCAGACTCTGCTCGATCATCTTGCACTGGATGAATTGAATTCGCTGATTGACGAGGCACACTCGCATCAGCTGAAAATTGCTCTGGCCGGTTCGCTGCGACAGAAAGACCTCGCGACGCTGGCAAACATTTCGCCTGACATCATCGGCATTCGAAGTGCCGCCTGTCGGGGGAGTTTGAGAACGGACTCGATTCAGGAACAATTGGTCCAGGCTTTCCACAGACAACTGGAGCAGCACTTTGCACAAACCAACTCAGGGTGA
- a CDS encoding pectate lyase yields the protein MRQKKWSLQILVCVLLISVAGFVAERSLFAADAALKSNVIRSMRKASQFYRDKLALNGGYVYYYSLDLQQRWGEGKASPDQIWVQPPGTPTVGMAYLRAYQATGDQFYLDAATDAALALVYGQLKSGGWTNSVDFNPRSKLTAEYRNGKGRGKNNSTLDDGITQSAILLLIRVDQAHEFHNQPIHQAAMIALNALLAAQYPVGAFPQVWTGPVPQIPPKKANFPEYDWRTEGRIKNYWDYYTLNDGLAGYVSTALMEAYQIYEDDRYRQAVLKLGDFLIEAQLPAPQTAWAQQYNFEMQPIWARKFEPPAVTGGETQDVIQTLMNIYHFSGDRKYLKPIPSALTYLKKSQLPDGQLARYYELKTNRPLYMSRRGKKYSLTYDDSDLPRHYGWKIESHLNSLQREFNALKSARKRKPYQKEKPVTEAEVKTILKDLGSGARWVSTSTGERLVGQPKFPVNSQYISSAVFSRNLELLSDFLESLKTD from the coding sequence GTGCGACAAAAAAAATGGTCTTTGCAGATTCTGGTTTGTGTTCTACTGATTTCCGTTGCCGGCTTTGTAGCTGAGCGTTCCCTCTTCGCTGCAGACGCAGCTTTGAAATCGAACGTGATTCGCAGTATGCGGAAGGCCAGTCAGTTTTATCGCGACAAGCTGGCTCTCAACGGAGGCTACGTTTATTACTATAGTCTCGATTTACAGCAGCGGTGGGGGGAAGGCAAAGCGAGTCCCGATCAGATCTGGGTTCAGCCTCCGGGAACTCCCACCGTTGGTATGGCGTATCTGCGTGCCTATCAGGCGACAGGAGATCAATTCTATCTGGATGCTGCCACCGATGCTGCTCTGGCGCTGGTCTATGGTCAGTTGAAGTCCGGCGGCTGGACTAACTCAGTCGATTTCAATCCCCGGAGCAAGCTCACCGCCGAATATCGCAATGGAAAAGGGAGAGGGAAAAATAACTCGACGCTCGATGACGGAATTACCCAGTCGGCGATCCTTTTGCTGATCCGCGTCGACCAGGCGCACGAATTTCATAATCAACCGATTCATCAGGCGGCGATGATCGCACTGAATGCCTTGCTGGCAGCGCAGTATCCGGTAGGCGCTTTTCCACAGGTCTGGACCGGACCGGTCCCGCAGATTCCGCCAAAGAAAGCAAACTTTCCTGAGTACGATTGGCGGACGGAAGGCCGGATCAAGAATTACTGGGACTATTATACATTGAATGATGGTCTGGCGGGTTATGTGTCCACGGCTTTGATGGAAGCCTACCAGATCTATGAAGATGATCGTTATCGGCAGGCAGTGCTCAAGTTGGGAGATTTTTTAATTGAAGCTCAACTGCCTGCGCCGCAAACCGCATGGGCGCAACAGTACAATTTCGAGATGCAGCCAATCTGGGCCCGGAAATTTGAACCACCGGCGGTTACCGGTGGTGAGACACAGGATGTGATTCAGACATTGATGAATATTTACCATTTCAGCGGCGATCGAAAATACCTGAAGCCGATTCCAAGCGCACTTACCTATCTCAAAAAGTCACAACTCCCGGACGGTCAACTCGCACGGTATTATGAGCTGAAAACAAACCGACCACTATATATGAGCAGACGCGGTAAAAAATACAGTCTGACTTATGACGACTCAGATCTTCCCCGCCATTATGGCTGGAAAATTGAATCGCACCTTAATTCGCTGCAGCGTGAGTTCAATGCACTGAAGTCGGCTAGAAAACGGAAGCCGTATCAAAAAGAAAAGCCGGTTACCGAAGCCGAGGTCAAAACCATTCTAAAAGATCTGGGCAGTGGGGCACGCTGGGTCAGTACGAGTACCGGAGAACGTCTGGTGGGACAACCGAAGTTTCCCGTTAACAGCCAGTATATTTCCAGTGCGGTTTTCAGTCGGAACCTCGAACTGCTCAGTGACTTTTTAGAATCGTTGAAGACCGATTGA
- a CDS encoding S1C family serine protease — translation MNQDQKNEKKESIGFRLLMAFLAVSVFMGWLGSASYAWEQLRPSQLTSGSQMRKAFRSVVSTPRSWTVRIRSNGKEACLGAIVGSDGWILTKASQLDGEVTCELSTSERYEAEIVGVDGKLDLALIKIKVNNLPTVKWQSASDPKVGQWLVTPGLSMSPVSVGVLSVPRRAIKPAPGVLGVRIDDAEGGALVKQVMRESGAEEAGLQPGDVILNVAGENIKNASALSSFVQKYLPGDRLLVKILREKEELTAVVVLTDPQMLIYDRLREMQKKMGGALSRRKTGFTEVLQHDTVLRPEDCGGVIVDLKGQAIGLNIARAGRTKSFAIPANRVIPMIDKLKQKKYAPYNPLKDAKEQTVSTK, via the coding sequence TTGAACCAGGATCAGAAGAATGAGAAGAAAGAGTCAATCGGTTTTCGATTGCTGATGGCTTTTCTGGCGGTTTCGGTCTTCATGGGATGGCTGGGGTCTGCCAGCTATGCATGGGAGCAACTACGGCCCAGTCAGTTAACCAGCGGTTCACAGATGCGTAAGGCCTTTCGGTCTGTCGTATCGACCCCTCGTTCATGGACCGTGCGGATTCGATCCAATGGCAAAGAAGCCTGCCTGGGCGCGATTGTGGGCTCGGATGGCTGGATTTTAACGAAAGCCAGTCAACTGGACGGCGAAGTGACTTGTGAATTATCGACGTCTGAACGATACGAAGCAGAGATTGTCGGCGTTGATGGAAAACTGGATCTGGCGCTGATTAAGATCAAAGTAAATAATCTCCCCACGGTGAAATGGCAGTCTGCCTCTGATCCCAAAGTCGGGCAATGGCTTGTCACACCGGGATTAAGTATGTCTCCCGTCAGTGTGGGTGTTTTGAGCGTTCCTCGTCGGGCGATCAAGCCGGCTCCTGGTGTGCTTGGCGTTCGCATTGATGACGCTGAAGGAGGCGCTTTGGTCAAACAGGTCATGCGTGAAAGTGGCGCTGAAGAAGCAGGACTGCAGCCCGGTGATGTGATTTTAAATGTGGCTGGTGAAAACATTAAAAACGCCAGCGCTCTCTCAAGCTTTGTTCAGAAATATCTACCGGGTGACCGACTGTTGGTCAAAATTCTTCGCGAAAAAGAAGAACTGACCGCGGTAGTTGTCCTGACCGATCCGCAGATGCTGATCTATGATCGACTGCGTGAGATGCAGAAAAAAATGGGAGGTGCTTTAAGCCGGCGTAAAACCGGTTTTACCGAAGTTCTGCAGCATGATACTGTTCTGCGTCCGGAAGACTGTGGGGGCGTAATTGTGGATCTCAAAGGTCAGGCCATCGGGTTGAATATCGCTCGTGCAGGGCGAACCAAGTCCTTTGCGATTCCGGCCAATCGAGTCATTCCCATGATCGATAAGCTGAAGCAGAAAAAATATGCTCCTTACAATCCGTTGAAGGATGCGAAGGAACAGACGGTTTCAACCAAGTAG
- a CDS encoding S1C family serine protease, giving the protein MRLNRLTISGESTKTQIRPALSSLMVLVILLFVSRISAEEVKVLKPVSPATPAALSQVFFKTVPDSLEDLQEIEQKVISLTNSAIQSTVSVRVGDAQGSGVIIDNKAGYILTAAHVIGLAQKNATIILHDGRTLKGRTMGLNRGLDAGLVKLIEDDEIEISKLPAVPMGDISKLESGEWVLATGHPNGYQPGRAPVVRLGRVVARKKHLLQTDCTLIGGDSGGPLFNMKGEVVGIHSRIGPSTSWNFHIPVSAFQNDWEKLVSGDMWGAKPLGQNAVLGVNGVDSEKGCKVTGVTRGFPAEIAGLKKDDIIIQLNNQKITGIEQLAEVVQQYKPGQTVQIELIRDKKTMSLEVQLAARD; this is encoded by the coding sequence ATGAGATTAAACCGTTTAACGATTTCGGGTGAAAGTACCAAAACACAAATCAGGCCTGCTCTCAGCAGTCTGATGGTTTTGGTAATTCTGCTGTTTGTTTCGCGCATCAGTGCGGAAGAAGTCAAGGTCCTGAAGCCGGTTTCTCCTGCGACTCCAGCGGCACTCTCACAAGTCTTTTTCAAAACGGTTCCCGATTCACTTGAAGATTTGCAGGAGATTGAGCAGAAAGTCATTTCGCTCACCAACTCTGCGATTCAGAGTACTGTGTCTGTTCGAGTGGGAGATGCACAAGGCAGCGGCGTCATCATTGATAACAAGGCCGGTTATATCCTGACAGCGGCACATGTGATCGGTCTGGCACAAAAAAATGCGACTATCATTTTGCACGATGGTCGAACCTTAAAAGGCAGAACCATGGGGTTGAACCGGGGGCTTGATGCCGGTCTGGTGAAACTGATTGAGGACGACGAAATCGAGATCAGCAAACTTCCTGCCGTCCCGATGGGCGATATTTCAAAACTGGAATCCGGTGAATGGGTTTTGGCGACAGGGCACCCCAATGGATATCAACCAGGCCGCGCTCCGGTAGTGCGACTGGGAAGAGTCGTTGCTCGCAAGAAACATTTACTGCAGACCGACTGCACTTTAATCGGCGGTGATTCTGGCGGACCTCTGTTCAACATGAAAGGCGAGGTCGTGGGGATTCACAGCCGCATCGGTCCCTCGACAAGCTGGAACTTTCATATTCCTGTTTCCGCATTTCAGAATGACTGGGAAAAACTTGTTTCCGGTGATATGTGGGGGGCAAAGCCTCTAGGGCAAAATGCCGTTCTGGGAGTGAATGGAGTTGATTCTGAGAAAGGCTGTAAAGTCACCGGAGTCACTCGCGGATTTCCAGCCGAAATTGCTGGGTTAAAAAAAGATGACATTATCATTCAACTAAACAACCAGAAAATAACAGGCATAGAACAACTTGCAGAAGTTGTCCAGCAATATAAGCCTGGACAAACTGTGCAGATTGAGTTGATTCGAGATAAGAAAACCATGTCGTTAGAAGTCCAGCTTGCCGCCAGAGACTAG
- a CDS encoding N-acyl-D-amino-acid deacylase family protein, with amino-acid sequence MTQLRLMICFCLFFVTFLPIDSVSAQKPEPFDLILKGGTIIDGTGKPGFTGDIALKNDRIVQISPNINGQADQTIQCRGLTMAPGFIDLHNHSDRQIVSPLTRANMNYVTQGCTTIVTGNCGSGPVDTGEYYRKIDASGSGTNVMHLIPQGSLRDSVMGSGQRKPTPDELNKMKVLAEKAMQDGAWGMSTGLIYVPSSYAETEELIELAHIVSQHQGIYASHIRGEGTGLLAAVNEALKIGQEAKLPVHISHFKSSGQDAWGLVIRAAKMIDDARKQGQAVTADQYPYIASSTSLGATLIPAWARAGGNKELVQRLEAPETSEKIIRKIKSNIKKREGGKAVRIARYSKKPEWVGKNLQQIADAEQKSVLDIVLEITRQGGASVVNFSMNEDDVRQIMQIDWVATASDGRAYLPGSDRPHPRNYGTFPRKLGYYALQEKVIPLEHAVRSATGLPADILGLKERGYLREGAYADIVVFDPEQLIDQATFDAPHQYSNGIRYLFVNGRPAINAGFPTGSLAGKALRHQDVDQPSEKKTP; translated from the coding sequence ATGACACAGCTTCGCCTGATGATCTGCTTTTGTCTATTTTTCGTGACTTTTTTGCCGATAGACTCTGTCTCTGCCCAGAAACCGGAGCCATTCGACCTCATTCTTAAGGGGGGAACGATCATTGATGGCACAGGCAAGCCCGGTTTTACCGGCGATATTGCCCTCAAAAATGATCGCATTGTCCAAATCAGCCCGAACATCAATGGTCAGGCTGACCAGACGATCCAGTGCCGAGGATTGACGATGGCACCGGGATTTATTGATTTACATAACCATAGCGACCGACAGATTGTTTCTCCACTGACTCGTGCCAATATGAATTATGTCACTCAGGGATGCACGACCATCGTCACAGGGAACTGTGGCAGTGGTCCGGTCGATACGGGTGAATATTACCGTAAAATTGATGCTTCGGGAAGCGGAACGAATGTGATGCATTTGATCCCTCAAGGTTCGTTGCGAGACTCTGTGATGGGATCGGGCCAGCGAAAGCCGACACCCGACGAGCTGAACAAAATGAAAGTGCTGGCAGAAAAAGCGATGCAGGATGGCGCCTGGGGCATGTCGACCGGCTTGATTTATGTGCCCAGTTCGTATGCCGAGACTGAGGAACTGATCGAGTTGGCCCACATCGTCTCCCAACACCAGGGGATCTACGCCAGCCATATCCGCGGTGAAGGCACAGGCCTGCTGGCCGCCGTCAATGAAGCCCTGAAGATCGGCCAGGAAGCAAAACTTCCCGTACATATTTCGCACTTCAAATCCAGTGGGCAGGATGCCTGGGGTCTGGTGATCCGTGCAGCAAAGATGATTGATGACGCTCGAAAGCAGGGACAGGCTGTTACCGCCGACCAATACCCGTATATCGCTTCCAGCACCTCACTGGGCGCCACACTGATTCCCGCCTGGGCCAGAGCCGGAGGGAACAAAGAACTGGTCCAGCGCCTGGAAGCTCCTGAAACCTCCGAAAAAATTATCAGGAAGATCAAAAGCAACATCAAAAAACGCGAAGGAGGCAAAGCAGTTCGCATTGCCCGCTATTCAAAAAAGCCGGAATGGGTGGGAAAAAATTTACAACAAATTGCGGACGCTGAACAGAAAAGTGTGCTGGACATTGTGCTGGAGATCACCCGTCAGGGAGGTGCTTCGGTCGTTAACTTCAGCATGAATGAAGACGATGTCCGTCAGATCATGCAGATTGACTGGGTGGCGACCGCCTCAGACGGACGTGCATATCTGCCCGGCTCGGACCGTCCGCATCCGCGCAACTATGGCACGTTTCCACGAAAACTGGGATACTATGCCCTCCAGGAAAAAGTCATTCCACTGGAACATGCCGTTCGAAGTGCGACGGGGCTACCCGCTGATATTCTGGGTTTAAAAGAGCGAGGTTACCTGCGTGAAGGAGCGTATGCCGACATCGTGGTCTTTGATCCTGAACAACTGATAGATCAGGCCACCTTCGATGCACCGCATCAATATTCGAACGGAATTCGTTATCTGTTTGTCAATGGAAGGCCGGCCATCAATGCCGGGTTTCCGACGGGCAGTCTCGCCGGAAAGGCGTTGCGACATCAAGATGTGGATCAGCCCTCAGAAAAGAAAACCCCTTAA
- a CDS encoding histidine phosphatase family protein encodes MERLQFIPRPEPDATNLLLIRHGATPPNEQRPYILQGCGINPSLSESGQKQAGALAEFLARMSSIHHIYCSPMIRARETAQAVSERFNLTPQEVAEIHECDVGQWEGMSWDIIMREYPEEYHAFMNDPSQNRYAGGESYSDVLDRAEPAIQTLLERHPGETIAVVAHNVVNRVYLAKLLGLEISRAKEITQTNTGINLIRHKPGETKVVTMNAIFHLSGVAH; translated from the coding sequence ATGGAACGCCTGCAATTTATCCCGCGACCGGAGCCCGATGCGACGAATCTATTATTGATTCGACATGGCGCGACTCCACCAAATGAACAACGTCCTTATATTCTGCAGGGATGCGGCATCAATCCGAGCCTGAGTGAATCGGGACAAAAGCAGGCTGGAGCCTTGGCGGAATTTCTGGCGAGGATGAGTTCGATTCATCACATTTATTGCAGCCCGATGATTCGTGCCCGGGAAACAGCACAAGCCGTTTCTGAGCGATTTAACCTCACTCCACAGGAAGTCGCGGAAATCCATGAATGCGATGTTGGTCAGTGGGAAGGGATGTCCTGGGATATCATCATGCGAGAATACCCCGAAGAGTATCATGCATTCATGAATGACCCGAGCCAGAACCGCTATGCCGGCGGCGAGTCTTACAGCGATGTGCTGGATCGAGCGGAACCTGCCATCCAGACGTTACTGGAACGTCATCCGGGAGAAACGATCGCGGTGGTCGCACATAATGTTGTGAACCGGGTTTATCTGGCAAAACTGCTCGGCCTTGAGATCAGTCGGGCGAAAGAGATCACCCAAACCAATACCGGCATTAATCTGATTCGACACAAACCGGGCGAAACAAAGGTCGTCACGATGAATGCCATCTTTCATTTGAGTGGTGTCGCACACTAA
- the rfbC gene encoding dTDP-4-dehydrorhamnose 3,5-epimerase: protein MDIQQTDFPGLIIVKSQVFSDERGFFKETYQKQRYQDAGINETFVQDNYSHSTAGILRGLHYQIKRPQAKLVFVVQGEILDVCVDLRKSSPTFGKSFQLKLSAENHQQLFVPVGFAHGFYVLSPQVEFMYKCSDYYSPEDERTLLWNDPALGIDWPLTGEPILSEKDRIGLPLYESEIFESL from the coding sequence ATGGATATACAGCAGACAGATTTTCCCGGCCTGATCATCGTCAAATCGCAGGTGTTCTCAGACGAACGCGGTTTTTTCAAAGAAACCTATCAGAAACAGCGCTATCAGGACGCCGGCATAAACGAAACATTCGTACAGGATAATTATTCTCATTCAACGGCAGGAATCTTGCGAGGTCTGCATTATCAGATCAAACGCCCCCAGGCCAAACTGGTATTTGTGGTTCAGGGAGAAATTCTGGATGTCTGTGTGGATCTGCGGAAAAGCTCTCCCACATTCGGGAAGTCGTTCCAGCTTAAATTGTCGGCAGAAAATCATCAGCAGCTCTTTGTCCCTGTTGGATTTGCGCATGGATTTTACGTCCTCAGTCCGCAGGTCGAATTTATGTACAAGTGCAGTGACTATTATTCTCCAGAGGATGAGAGAACATTGCTCTGGAATGATCCTGCGCTTGGGATCGACTGGCCTTTGACCGGGGAACCGATTCTTTCTGAAAAAGATCGAATCGGACTTCCACTTTACGAAAGTGAAATTTTCGAATCGTTATGA
- a CDS encoding FAD-dependent oxidoreductase: protein MSLLRHLITFCLAVTVTVQAVHAEDNSHAEAYDLVIYGGTSAAVTAAVQAKRLGKSVVIVSPDQHLGGLSSGGLGWTDTGNKAVIGGLAREFYHRVWKHYQKPGAWKWQKRSAYGDKGQGTAAIDGKQRTMWIFEPHVAEQVFDDFVSDYKIPVHRNEWLDRKQGVKKSGKNIASITTRSGKTYAGRMFIDATYEGDLLAAADVSYHVGREANSVYDEEWNGVQVGVLHHRHHFGPNAVKEKISPYRVPGDPSSGLLPRISGADPGKYGAGDDKIQAYCFRMCLTNHPENRVPFPKPDGYDADQYELLLRIYQAGWRQTFAKFDPIPNFKTDTNNHGPMSTDNIGYNYDYPEASYERRKEIIKEHQTYQQGWLYFIANDPRVPQEVQKKMREWGLAGDEFKDNGNWPHQLYIREARRMVGQYVMTENELLKKRPTPDSVGMGSYTMDSHNVQRYVTPEGYVQNEGDIGVSTRGPYEIAYGSLVPRKGECGNLLVPVCVSSSHIAFGSIRMEPVFMILGHSAATAAGIALDQQLDVQDVPYEVLKKQLLKEGQILEAPPEAKYGKNGVNPKTLKGIVVDDSQAKLKGAWETSRSSKKYIGTSYSHESNTRDGKAVARFETKVPQAGRYEVRYAYTPNSNRSSKVKLALQHAKGKATHTINQKKLPPLDGVFISLGEYDFTPDQPAVLEVTNAGADGYVIIDAVQWLPVSK from the coding sequence ATGAGTTTGCTACGTCATTTAATTACTTTTTGTCTGGCCGTGACTGTAACAGTACAGGCAGTTCATGCTGAAGACAATTCTCACGCAGAAGCCTATGATTTAGTGATTTATGGAGGGACCTCGGCGGCAGTGACAGCAGCCGTGCAGGCGAAACGACTGGGAAAGTCAGTTGTAATTGTCTCCCCTGATCAACACTTGGGTGGTTTATCAAGTGGGGGCCTGGGCTGGACAGATACGGGAAATAAAGCCGTCATTGGTGGTCTGGCCCGCGAGTTTTATCATCGGGTCTGGAAGCATTATCAGAAGCCTGGTGCCTGGAAATGGCAGAAGCGGTCTGCTTACGGTGATAAAGGACAGGGAACGGCTGCGATTGACGGCAAGCAGCGTACGATGTGGATCTTTGAGCCACATGTCGCCGAGCAGGTCTTTGATGACTTCGTTAGTGACTACAAGATTCCCGTACATCGAAATGAATGGCTGGACCGCAAGCAGGGCGTAAAAAAATCGGGCAAGAACATCGCTTCGATTACCACGCGCAGTGGCAAGACATACGCAGGGCGGATGTTTATTGACGCGACTTATGAAGGCGATCTGCTGGCGGCTGCTGACGTGAGTTATCATGTCGGTCGCGAAGCGAATAGTGTATATGATGAGGAATGGAATGGCGTGCAGGTTGGTGTGCTGCATCATAGACATCACTTCGGACCGAATGCAGTCAAAGAAAAAATCAGCCCTTATCGCGTGCCCGGCGATCCTTCCAGCGGATTGCTGCCTCGCATCAGTGGAGCCGATCCCGGAAAATATGGTGCAGGTGATGATAAAATTCAGGCTTATTGTTTCCGGATGTGTTTGACGAACCACCCGGAAAACCGCGTGCCGTTTCCCAAACCGGACGGATACGATGCCGATCAGTACGAATTGTTGCTGCGTATCTATCAGGCCGGCTGGCGTCAGACTTTCGCGAAGTTTGATCCGATCCCCAATTTTAAAACGGATACGAACAATCACGGTCCGATGAGCACCGATAACATCGGCTATAACTATGACTATCCTGAAGCCTCCTATGAGCGACGCAAGGAAATTATCAAAGAGCACCAAACCTATCAGCAGGGCTGGTTGTACTTTATTGCCAACGATCCTCGCGTGCCCCAGGAGGTGCAGAAGAAAATGCGCGAGTGGGGACTGGCGGGCGATGAATTCAAGGATAATGGAAACTGGCCGCATCAGCTGTATATCCGCGAAGCCCGGCGGATGGTCGGACAGTATGTGATGACCGAGAACGAATTGCTTAAAAAACGGCCGACTCCCGATTCGGTCGGTATGGGTTCTTATACGATGGACTCGCACAATGTACAGCGCTACGTCACACCGGAAGGGTACGTGCAGAATGAAGGTGACATCGGCGTCTCCACGCGTGGTCCATACGAAATTGCGTACGGCAGTCTGGTTCCCAGGAAAGGGGAATGCGGCAACCTGCTGGTCCCCGTTTGTGTTTCCAGCTCGCATATCGCCTTTGGTTCCATTCGAATGGAGCCGGTATTCATGATTCTGGGACACTCCGCAGCAACAGCTGCCGGGATTGCCCTTGATCAACAACTGGATGTGCAGGACGTTCCTTATGAAGTCCTCAAAAAACAGCTTTTGAAAGAGGGACAGATTCTAGAAGCACCTCCCGAAGCAAAGTACGGGAAGAATGGTGTGAATCCAAAAACACTGAAAGGCATTGTTGTTGACGATTCACAGGCAAAACTAAAAGGTGCCTGGGAGACCAGTCGGTCCTCTAAAAAATATATCGGCACCAGTTATAGCCACGAATCAAATACACGAGATGGAAAAGCAGTTGCCCGGTTCGAAACGAAAGTTCCCCAAGCGGGACGCTACGAAGTTCGCTATGCATATACGCCGAATTCCAATCGCAGCTCGAAAGTTAAACTGGCACTTCAGCATGCGAAGGGGAAAGCCACCCATACAATCAATCAGAAGAAGTTACCCCCGTTAGACGGCGTGTTCATCTCATTGGGGGAATATGACTTCACGCCGGATCAGCCAGCGGTATTGGAAGTGACAAATGCCGGCGCAGATGGTTATGTGATTATCGATGCCGTTCAGTGGCTGCCTGTCTCAAAGTAA